A genomic region of Candidatus Ancaeobacter aquaticus contains the following coding sequences:
- a CDS encoding phosphodiester glycosidase family protein, whose translation MNSFSKTLFYSTTIKTIALAVTISFLCQNIACANSYTLAPTSGNKKFEKFRKICEELKGHRKTVEEEKPSKASEESEKKVTQPDFAEEDLLRVSEIEMDFEFGRTKVAVVEIDPNIYGVHLIAKSDLQGSYSLNRTTETLLLNIGEGVVLTDPDKIREHVWTDEDAIEVFKNQYPDLKVVAYIDNCSLFSNRGFVAYINGDLFYFTENVSSNREKEKDKQKVLSSSHTSLVIMKSGEIRMGEVSYSEVKGTIHVALDGADITDEVAYATFGQFLLDGQGVPRRDMKEIVPQFQDLRHVYKTPKITANELSGIKAEVQKGREMVSKPELFFGILQLSENNYQLAKDAWNFPVSLPLKVKVSFSDGDEYIDVEPELLSKGLEEIGYVEKPKLKEIKQEGDFYIGRKRLHIFFKKGPYPRTIVGIVPVGKENRLVVAGVEGLSGIKGTTIIESAQLAAQLGMKQAMLLDHGMNAKIFANGRWLVPVKATNRRKGKTSALFIARKKEPVQELVELEKAEKKAKLTKTKGKELKKQPLLLEHKPLEVKSIEVKSIAECLLPPVSLRSRGDLERMRDKLMDVFTLETLKNISKTMPEVWDSGDRLIHLDNGAFRNFVNSIAEIASKTGRTKFQLRDKITIEDLNKRFLKLPESDVREVMVVEESELPFNQAYQALGYLVSAGKEQFNLAYTAKILGRTGLISAGVWKMILATNRAEKDSAQKRGMSRTRTLLFHILKQCRDFMSDADDYDGFLSDKFSIEAVEGIAGQLNWGVGIAGNKRQLMLTEEITESMTESMREEISGIKIAKIAVNVDKDKLEEPETAGTRDMTVYSPGVLQIDVKKLLDKPLVDRIKFLLDEDKCKEAAVLLFIGTDPEEFKIIVEFLKGDDMWPYNAALLVKNVDPAFGAYFLVQAVQMHKQGWLKRMFRVGDEQSIKWVIDILDVIDMATTKADGEKTPAGEILWEMLINDKIPKGEELVGKVLKKTLGDEGVKLSDWKLGISFYEQLLSKMGDFSEYLNSVEDIKKTGELLKKALPKSLSSDRQFGMAGEEKIIKIIENYLDGKEFRQVSDILFLKLSPTHGYRLLKKILKEDKYGGDITQIFAFAQPWIAARFFSEIFKAGDDEDKMYKWIIKRFTDIYKDKEIPKKEGDISFAARILCEMILNPAEKGGNRMLAVSFLELGRNIDYADEIQDIYDEIHKDVPDVVDWQTFSQTGKFLTSELNDNDKKIMLAYWEERMTPVGSLESINAVRAIGRLGTSSAYDILFKQFYELDKTGDGYFSTYGKENYDEYKSTVVKGLVRFEATSLAKSFVMKVKAGGEMCSDTGLQNLFKKVGREGRLDFILSWLKEGGDDNTLDKLLSFAENRFLEEEELAIPVRLIKLEGIDELIKYNERIKKIKKSVGDSRTNETLRKCFIKLYIEPAVEVKGSLAKDGLTRMLDVLYIMEINDAPLGDEDMKSMVELLRRSRGHISDKEFNKAINVVYSHLTKYVYEKGVGLRNEWTMKTMSVDEMGKLLVVLSKGMWTKKDIKNTVKAYKNSPDLVKEIINLAIRLAGRGVTPRGAHATLIYGVPAIAGVFTDTNDFKEGLVQLEKLVVAFKKSRGNIIYIYKDGIPATAEALKGKPEMLKESINLAIRLMEKNIEARYTLDYAVPAIAGVFTDTNDFKEGLVQLEKLVVTLAEKGVDPFATSRIIYQGILKSAEALKGKPEMLKESINLAIRLAEKGIDPWQTLYYGIPATAKALEGKPEMLKESINLAIRLAEEGIDPNDTLKDIASSAIEHPESIKEKMDEMYKANALLEGSL comes from the coding sequence ATGAATAGTTTTAGTAAAACATTATTCTATTCAACTACAATTAAAACAATCGCCCTTGCGGTAACAATATCCTTCCTTTGCCAAAACATCGCTTGTGCGAATTCATATACTCTTGCTCCTACTTCTGGCAATAAAAAATTTGAGAAGTTTAGAAAAATATGTGAAGAGCTAAAGGGACATAGAAAAACTGTTGAGGAAGAAAAACCCAGCAAAGCATCTGAAGAATCAGAAAAAAAGGTTACTCAACCTGATTTTGCCGAAGAAGATTTATTGAGAGTGTCTGAGATAGAGATGGATTTTGAATTTGGCAGGACAAAAGTAGCAGTCGTTGAGATAGATCCTAATATTTATGGAGTTCATCTTATTGCAAAAAGTGATTTACAAGGGTCGTATTCTCTGAATAGGACTACGGAGACTTTGCTGCTTAATATTGGAGAAGGTGTTGTTTTAACTGATCCGGATAAAATTCGAGAGCATGTTTGGACAGATGAAGATGCTATAGAAGTTTTTAAAAACCAATATCCAGATCTTAAAGTTGTAGCATATATAGATAACTGCAGCCTTTTTTCGAACCGTGGATTTGTTGCATATATTAATGGGGATCTATTCTATTTTACGGAAAATGTAAGTAGCAATAGAGAGAAAGAAAAAGACAAGCAAAAAGTTCTTTCTAGTTCTCACACTTCCTTAGTAATAATGAAAAGTGGGGAGATTAGAATGGGGGAGGTTTCGTATAGTGAAGTAAAAGGTACGATACATGTTGCATTAGATGGTGCTGATATAACAGACGAAGTTGCATATGCTACATTTGGCCAATTCCTTTTAGATGGCCAAGGCGTTCCCCGAAGAGATATGAAAGAAATTGTTCCGCAGTTTCAAGATCTCCGACACGTGTATAAAACCCCAAAAATCACAGCGAATGAATTATCTGGAATAAAAGCTGAAGTGCAAAAAGGAAGAGAAATGGTAAGCAAGCCAGAACTTTTCTTTGGAATATTGCAACTTTCTGAAAACAACTATCAGTTGGCAAAGGATGCCTGGAACTTCCCTGTTTCTCTTCCATTAAAAGTAAAAGTTAGTTTTAGTGATGGCGATGAGTATATTGATGTAGAACCAGAACTTTTGAGCAAGGGTCTTGAGGAGATAGGTTATGTAGAGAAACCTAAGCTGAAAGAGATTAAACAAGAAGGTGATTTTTATATTGGCAGGAAGAGATTACACATCTTTTTCAAGAAGGGACCTTATCCGCGTACGATTGTGGGTATTGTGCCTGTTGGTAAAGAAAACAGACTTGTGGTTGCTGGCGTTGAAGGTCTATCTGGTATAAAAGGTACTACCATTATTGAAAGTGCCCAACTTGCAGCTCAACTGGGTATGAAACAGGCCATGCTGTTGGATCACGGGATGAATGCCAAAATATTTGCAAATGGACGTTGGCTAGTTCCTGTAAAAGCGACCAATAGACGAAAAGGAAAAACCTCAGCACTTTTTATTGCCAGGAAGAAAGAACCTGTCCAAGAGCTTGTAGAGCTTGAAAAAGCAGAGAAAAAAGCAAAACTTACTAAAACTAAGGGAAAAGAGCTTAAAAAACAGCCACTATTGCTTGAACATAAACCTCTTGAAGTAAAATCAATCGAAGTAAAATCAATCGCTGAATGTCTTTTACCGCCTGTTTCCTTAAGGTCTCGCGGAGATTTGGAAAGAATGCGCGATAAATTGATGGATGTGTTCACCCTGGAAACATTGAAAAATATATCAAAGACAATGCCTGAGGTGTGGGACAGCGGAGACAGGTTAATCCATTTGGATAACGGGGCTTTCCGTAATTTTGTCAATAGCATTGCGGAAATCGCGTCTAAAACCGGCAGGACAAAGTTCCAGTTGAGAGATAAGATCACAATAGAAGATCTAAATAAGCGTTTTTTAAAATTACCCGAAAGCGATGTAAGGGAAGTAATGGTCGTTGAAGAAAGCGAGTTACCTTTTAATCAAGCCTATCAGGCATTGGGATATTTAGTGAGTGCAGGAAAAGAACAATTTAATTTGGCTTATACGGCTAAAATCCTGGGCAGGACAGGTTTGATATCAGCTGGTGTTTGGAAGATGATTTTGGCAACGAACCGTGCAGAAAAAGATTCTGCACAAAAAAGAGGTATGTCCAGAACCAGAACACTCTTATTCCATATTTTAAAGCAATGCCGTGATTTTATGTCTGATGCTGATGATTATGACGGATTTTTATCGGATAAGTTTTCAATTGAAGCTGTAGAAGGAATAGCCGGGCAATTAAATTGGGGAGTCGGTATCGCGGGTAATAAACGGCAGTTGATGCTGACGGAAGAGATAACGGAGTCCATGACGGAGTCCATGAGAGAAGAAATCAGCGGGATCAAGATTGCGAAAATCGCTGTTAATGTTGATAAAGACAAGCTTGAAGAACCAGAAACAGCCGGTACAAGAGATATGACTGTTTATTCTCCCGGAGTTCTTCAGATTGATGTTAAAAAACTTTTAGACAAACCGCTTGTTGATCGGATCAAATTTCTCCTTGACGAAGATAAATGTAAAGAAGCAGCGGTGCTTCTGTTTATTGGCACAGATCCTGAAGAATTTAAGATAATTGTTGAGTTTTTGAAAGGTGATGATATGTGGCCATATAACGCGGCGTTACTCGTAAAAAATGTTGACCCTGCTTTTGGCGCATATTTTCTTGTGCAGGCTGTACAAATGCACAAGCAGGGATGGCTTAAGAGGATGTTCCGTGTAGGGGACGAACAATCTATTAAATGGGTTATAGATATTTTAGATGTAATAGATATGGCAACTACGAAAGCAGATGGAGAAAAGACGCCGGCAGGTGAAATATTATGGGAAATGCTTATTAACGATAAAATTCCAAAAGGAGAAGAGCTTGTGGGTAAAGTTCTGAAAAAAACGCTGGGAGATGAAGGAGTGAAGCTTAGTGATTGGAAACTTGGCATATCTTTTTACGAACAATTACTATCTAAAATGGGTGACTTTAGCGAATATCTTAACAGTGTTGAAGACATAAAGAAAACAGGAGAACTGCTTAAAAAGGCTTTACCAAAATCATTGTCAAGTGACCGGCAGTTTGGTATGGCAGGCGAAGAGAAAATTATAAAAATAATAGAGAATTATTTAGATGGAAAAGAATTTCGGCAGGTGAGTGACATTTTATTTCTTAAATTATCTCCTACGCATGGTTATAGGCTGTTAAAAAAGATTTTAAAAGAAGATAAATATGGAGGTGATATAACACAAATCTTTGCATTTGCACAGCCATGGATTGCCGCACGCTTTTTTAGTGAAATCTTTAAAGCCGGTGACGATGAGGATAAAATGTATAAATGGATTATAAAAAGGTTTACCGATATTTATAAAGATAAAGAAATTCCTAAGAAAGAAGGCGATATAAGTTTTGCCGCTAGGATTCTGTGTGAGATGATATTAAACCCTGCTGAAAAAGGTGGAAATCGTATGCTTGCGGTATCTTTTCTTGAGCTGGGAAGGAATATTGATTATGCGGATGAGATACAAGATATATATGATGAAATCCATAAAGATGTCCCGGACGTTGTTGACTGGCAGACATTTTCTCAAACAGGCAAGTTTCTTACGAGTGAGTTAAACGATAATGACAAGAAAATAATGTTAGCGTATTGGGAAGAGCGCATGACACCTGTCGGTAGTCTGGAATCAATTAATGCGGTAAGGGCAATAGGAAGATTAGGAACCTCTTCTGCGTATGATATTCTTTTTAAACAATTTTATGAACTGGATAAAACAGGTGACGGATATTTTAGCACATATGGGAAAGAGAACTATGATGAATATAAGAGTACGGTTGTAAAAGGATTGGTGAGATTCGAGGCGACTTCACTTGCCAAGTCTTTTGTGATGAAGGTTAAGGCCGGAGGAGAGATGTGTAGTGACACAGGCCTACAAAATCTGTTTAAAAAAGTGGGACGGGAAGGACGGCTTGATTTTATTCTTAGCTGGCTCAAGGAGGGAGGCGATGATAATACATTAGATAAATTGCTTTCGTTTGCAGAAAACCGATTTCTTGAAGAAGAAGAGTTGGCTATACCTGTAAGACTAATCAAATTAGAAGGAATAGATGAACTAATAAAATATAATGAAAGGATAAAAAAGATAAAAAAGTCCGTTGGTGATTCTCGGACGAATGAGACATTAAGGAAGTGTTTTATTAAGTTATATATTGAACCTGCAGTTGAAGTAAAAGGTAGTTTAGCAAAAGATGGATTAACGAGGATGTTAGATGTTCTTTATATTATGGAGATAAACGACGCGCCTTTAGGTGATGAAGATATGAAATCTATGGTTGAACTCCTTAGAAGAAGCCGTGGTCATATTTCGGACAAAGAATTTAACAAGGCTATTAATGTTGTTTATTCTCATCTAACTAAATATGTTTATGAAAAAGGTGTTGGACTTAGGAATGAGTGGACAATGAAAACTATGTCCGTAGACGAGATGGGAAAGCTATTAGTAGTATTAAGCAAAGGTATGTGGACCAAAAAAGATATTAAAAATACTGTGAAGGCGTATAAAAATTCTCCGGATTTAGTTAAAGAAATTATAAATCTTGCAATAAGACTTGCAGGAAGAGGGGTTACACCTAGAGGTGCCCATGCTACCCTCATATATGGTGTTCCAGCCATTGCAGGTGTTTTTACTGACACAAACGATTTTAAAGAAGGACTTGTACAATTAGAAAAACTGGTAGTTGCATTTAAAAAATCAAGGGGTAATATCATTTATATCTACAAGGATGGTATTCCAGCAACTGCGGAGGCGTTAAAAGGTAAGCCGGAAATGTTAAAAGAATCTATAAACCTTGCAATAAGACTTATGGAAAAAAACATTGAGGCTAGATATACCCTTGACTATGCTGTTCCAGCCATTGCAGGTGTTTTTACTGACACAAACGATTTTAAAGAAGGACTTGTACAATTAGAAAAACTAGTAGTTACACTTGCAGAAAAAGGGGTTGATCCCTTTGCTACTTCACGAATCATCTACCAGGGTATTTTAAAAAGTGCGGAGGCGTTAAAAGGTAAGCCGGAAATGTTAAAAGAATCTATAAACCTTGCAATAAGACTTGCAGAAAAAGGGATTGATCCTTGGCAGACCCTCTACTATGGAATACCAGCAACTGCAAAGGCGTTAGAAGGTAAGCCGGAAATGTTAAAAGAATCTATAAACCTTGCAATAAGACTTGCGGAAGAAGGGATTGATCCTAATGATACCCTAAAAGATATTGCAAGCAGCGCAATAGAGCATCCCGAATCGATTAAAGAAAAAATGGATGAAATGTATAAAGCGAATGCTTTGCTTGAGGGCAGTTTATAG